One window of Chloroflexus aggregans DSM 9485 genomic DNA carries:
- a CDS encoding ATP-NAD kinase family protein — translation MITVGIIANPASGKDIRRLVAHGSVFDNEEKVSIVKRVLLGLEAVGVQYVWIMPDRFGIGLKALDNLPLQIEATLLDMPAWFMPDDSRRAAQLLAERGVGCIVTLGGDGTNRLVAKGCGDVPLMPISTGTNNVFPMMIEATTAGLAAGLVASGRADAALSRAPRIDVYRLAAGQSDFTTDAPDDVALVDAAIYNERFVAARAIWDSGRITDLVLTRAEPGNIGLSSIGANVVAGNYPQGHGLYLQLDASGIPVRAPVAPGLMQTVHVAAHRVLAPGEMVRVCRTQPAVLAFDGERELELRAGETALLRFNPHGPRVVDPRRAIALAAASGVFIG, via the coding sequence ATGATCACGGTTGGTATCATTGCGAATCCGGCTTCAGGCAAAGACATCCGGCGTCTTGTTGCCCATGGCTCGGTGTTCGATAACGAAGAGAAGGTAAGCATTGTTAAACGGGTGTTGCTGGGATTAGAGGCGGTTGGTGTACAATACGTCTGGATTATGCCCGATCGCTTTGGTATCGGTCTGAAGGCGCTCGACAACCTGCCGTTGCAGATCGAAGCGACATTACTCGATATGCCGGCATGGTTTATGCCTGATGACTCGCGGCGGGCGGCGCAATTACTGGCCGAGCGCGGGGTTGGTTGCATCGTCACTCTTGGTGGTGATGGAACCAACCGCTTGGTGGCGAAAGGTTGTGGTGACGTGCCACTGATGCCAATTTCGACCGGCACTAACAACGTGTTTCCAATGATGATCGAAGCAACAACGGCCGGTCTGGCTGCCGGATTGGTGGCGAGTGGGCGCGCTGATGCGGCGCTCTCGCGCGCACCACGGATCGACGTGTATCGGTTGGCTGCCGGTCAGAGCGATTTCACGACCGATGCACCTGATGATGTTGCATTGGTTGATGCCGCTATCTACAATGAGCGATTTGTCGCTGCCCGCGCAATCTGGGATAGCGGGCGGATTACCGACCTCGTTCTGACCCGTGCCGAGCCGGGTAATATCGGTCTGTCGTCGATTGGGGCCAATGTAGTGGCCGGTAACTACCCACAGGGACATGGATTATACTTGCAATTAGACGCGAGTGGGATTCCGGTGCGAGCGCCGGTTGCACCGGGCTTAATGCAAACGGTTCATGTCGCCGCACATCGCGTGCTGGCTCCCGGTGAGATGGTCCGCGTGTGTCGCACACAACCGGCGGTGTTGGCGTTCGATGGTGAGCGTGAACTCGAGCTGCGGGCCGGCGAGACGGCGTTGCTGCGGTTTAATCCCCACGGACCGCGCGTGGTCGATCCACGACGGGCGATTGCGTTGGCGGCTGCGAGTGGTGTGTTTATCGGCTGA
- a CDS encoding alpha/beta fold hydrolase, translating to MPTEVVMPKWGLSMQEGKINLWLKREGEAVQQGEPIAEVETEKITNVVEAPVSGVLARLCYPEGSIVAVTKVIAYITAPGEHLPDVIPNGSAEPAVLAEVPPLLVSVVASVPSTPPVRLAGPVRAMPAARKLAQEHGIDLSTVTGSGPGGAIIKEDVEQAIAARTAPQPLQRVQFYSAGYRLDGLLYTPRSLPPGERRPGVVLLVGYTYLKTMVMPDIAKVLNAAGYVVLVFDYRGFGESEGPRGLLLPLEQVADARAALTFLGEQPTVDPERLALVGISLGGAHAITTAAVDERVKAAVALEPPGNGARWLRSLRRHWEWREFLARLAEDRRRRVMTGVSTPVDPLEIVVPDPESQAFLNQVSAEFPQMRVMVPLESAEALIEYAPEEMVHRLAPRPLLIVHGDADQLVPLAEAESIAIRAGPSCRLDIVPGMSHFNWVVPGSAGFIRVTDRIVSFLQEVLPVHVG from the coding sequence ATGCCTACCGAAGTGGTTATGCCCAAATGGGGCTTGAGCATGCAAGAAGGTAAGATAAACCTCTGGCTCAAGCGCGAGGGTGAGGCGGTGCAGCAGGGTGAACCGATTGCTGAGGTCGAGACCGAGAAGATTACGAATGTGGTAGAGGCACCGGTCAGTGGTGTGTTGGCCCGTCTGTGCTACCCGGAAGGTAGTATAGTAGCGGTGACAAAGGTGATCGCGTATATCACTGCACCCGGTGAGCACCTTCCTGACGTTATTCCTAACGGTTCGGCTGAACCGGCTGTCTTGGCCGAGGTACCGCCTTTGCTAGTGTCGGTCGTAGCGTCTGTCCCTTCGACACCGCCGGTCCGGTTAGCAGGTCCTGTACGTGCGATGCCGGCGGCTCGCAAACTGGCCCAAGAGCATGGGATCGATCTGAGTACTGTGACCGGTAGCGGTCCCGGTGGTGCAATCATCAAAGAGGATGTTGAGCAGGCGATTGCCGCCCGGACGGCACCGCAGCCGTTGCAGCGGGTGCAATTTTACAGTGCCGGTTACCGGCTCGACGGCTTGCTCTATACGCCACGCAGCTTGCCGCCGGGTGAACGACGGCCCGGTGTGGTTTTACTCGTTGGGTATACCTATCTCAAGACGATGGTGATGCCCGATATTGCCAAAGTCTTGAACGCTGCCGGCTATGTGGTGCTGGTCTTCGACTATCGCGGGTTTGGCGAGAGCGAAGGCCCGCGTGGCCTCCTACTGCCACTCGAACAAGTGGCCGATGCGCGCGCAGCCCTTACCTTCCTCGGCGAGCAACCCACCGTCGATCCTGAACGGCTGGCTTTGGTTGGGATTAGCCTCGGCGGTGCCCATGCCATCACAACTGCCGCGGTTGATGAGCGGGTGAAAGCGGCGGTGGCCCTCGAACCGCCGGGTAATGGTGCGCGTTGGTTGCGTAGTCTGCGTCGTCATTGGGAATGGCGCGAGTTTCTGGCACGCTTGGCCGAAGATCGGCGACGACGGGTTATGACCGGCGTCTCAACACCGGTCGATCCGTTGGAGATTGTCGTACCCGACCCTGAATCACAAGCATTTCTTAATCAGGTGAGCGCAGAATTTCCACAGATGCGGGTGATGGTACCGCTCGAAAGTGCTGAGGCGCTGATCGAGTATGCGCCTGAAGAAATGGTACATCGCCTTGCCCCACGCCCATTATTGATCGTTCACGGTGATGCCGATCAATTGGTGCCGTTGGCCGAGGCCGAGTCTATTGCGATCCGGGCCGGCCCATCTTGCCGACTAGACATCGTGCCCGGTATGAGCCATTTCAATTGGGTAGTACCGGGTAGTGCCGGTTTTATCCGGGTAACTGATCGTATCGTCTCATTCCTCCAAGAGGTATTACCGGTACACGTAGGGTAG
- a CDS encoding alpha-ketoacid dehydrogenase subunit beta → MTAMVEEAIRTLSYREAINEALRFEMRRDPTVILMGEDVTGASHSDDEQHLDAWGGVLGVTKGLVHEFGRQRVRDTPITESGFVGAGVGAAATGLRPVVELMFIGFVGVCLDQIVNQAAKMRYMFGGKARIPLVIRTMIGAGFRAAAQHSDSIYATFVHFPGLKVVAPATPADAKGLLAAAIRDDDPVIFCEHKLLYDMKGPVPEGEYVIPLGQADVKREGSDVTIVAISRMVLHALEAAERLAQQGISAEVVDLRTLSPLDETTVLNSIRKTGRLVVVDEDNPRCSVATDIATLAATQALEYLNAPVKLVTPPHTPVPFSPTLEDTYIPSPERIVAAARATLG, encoded by the coding sequence ATGACGGCGATGGTGGAAGAGGCGATCCGCACACTGAGCTATCGTGAGGCGATTAACGAAGCGCTGCGCTTTGAGATGCGGCGCGATCCAACGGTAATCCTGATGGGTGAGGATGTGACCGGTGCCTCTCACAGTGATGATGAGCAGCACCTTGATGCGTGGGGTGGAGTGTTGGGTGTGACAAAGGGATTGGTGCATGAATTTGGCCGCCAGCGTGTGCGTGATACCCCGATCACCGAATCGGGGTTTGTCGGCGCCGGTGTTGGTGCCGCAGCAACCGGTCTGCGTCCGGTGGTTGAGTTGATGTTCATCGGCTTTGTAGGGGTGTGCCTCGATCAGATTGTGAATCAGGCGGCCAAGATGCGCTATATGTTTGGTGGCAAGGCCCGGATCCCGCTGGTGATCCGCACAATGATCGGGGCCGGCTTTCGTGCCGCGGCGCAACACTCCGATTCGATCTACGCGACCTTTGTTCATTTTCCCGGCCTGAAGGTGGTGGCGCCGGCAACGCCGGCTGATGCAAAGGGATTGTTGGCGGCAGCCATCCGCGATGATGATCCCGTGATCTTCTGTGAGCATAAGCTGCTCTACGATATGAAAGGACCGGTGCCCGAAGGTGAGTATGTCATTCCGCTCGGTCAAGCCGATGTCAAACGTGAGGGTAGTGACGTGACCATCGTCGCTATCTCGCGGATGGTACTGCATGCTCTCGAAGCTGCTGAACGGCTGGCGCAACAGGGTATCAGCGCTGAGGTGGTCGATCTGCGCACACTCTCACCACTCGATGAGACAACGGTGCTCAATTCAATTCGCAAGACCGGTCGGTTGGTCGTGGTTGATGAGGATAATCCACGCTGTAGTGTCGCTACCGACATTGCGACGCTGGCAGCGACGCAAGCGCTCGAGTATCTCAATGCGCCGGTCAAGCTGGTCACACCGCCCCATACTCCGGTACCGTTTAGCCCGACGCTTGAAGATACCTACATCCCCTCGCCGGAGCGGATTGTCGCGGCGGCGCGTGCGACATTGGGTTGA
- a CDS encoding thiamine pyrophosphate-dependent dehydrogenase E1 component subunit alpha produces the protein MEISRETLLWAYERMRLIREFEDRLHVDFAAGKIPGFVHLYAGEEAVAVGLCAHLRDDDFITSTHRGHGHCIAKGVDLRAMMAEIYGKATGACKGKGGSMHIADVDKGMLGANGIVGGGPPLACGAGLTAKLKGSDQVTVCFFGDGASNQGTTFEGLNLAGIWKLPVVFVCENNGYAETTSPRYSVSGQDIAARARGFGMPSIAIGGLDFFAVYEAAGEAIARARRGDGPTFIEAQTYRYYGHFEGDSIRYRTRAEEEHYRALDCLYRFRQTVVSQGLLTETELDAIDARARAAIADAVQFAAASPMPDPVELLTDVYVDYPMAALWPFQEPAVAVAR, from the coding sequence ATGGAAATTAGCCGAGAGACGCTTTTGTGGGCGTATGAGCGCATGCGGCTCATACGAGAGTTCGAGGATCGTCTGCACGTCGATTTTGCTGCCGGTAAGATTCCCGGCTTCGTTCACCTCTACGCCGGTGAAGAGGCAGTTGCCGTTGGTCTCTGTGCTCATCTACGCGACGATGACTTTATCACCAGTACCCATCGCGGTCACGGACACTGCATCGCTAAAGGTGTTGATTTGCGTGCAATGATGGCCGAAATCTACGGTAAAGCGACCGGTGCTTGTAAAGGTAAGGGTGGTTCGATGCACATTGCCGATGTTGACAAAGGCATGCTCGGGGCAAACGGGATTGTCGGCGGGGGACCACCTCTCGCTTGTGGGGCCGGCCTGACCGCTAAGCTCAAAGGTAGTGATCAGGTTACGGTTTGTTTCTTTGGTGATGGTGCGTCGAATCAAGGCACGACCTTTGAAGGTCTTAATCTGGCCGGTATCTGGAAGCTGCCGGTCGTGTTTGTCTGTGAGAATAACGGATACGCCGAGACAACGTCACCCCGCTATTCAGTATCCGGCCAAGACATTGCTGCCCGCGCTCGTGGTTTTGGTATGCCGAGTATCGCTATCGGTGGTCTCGATTTCTTTGCCGTCTATGAGGCAGCCGGTGAAGCCATCGCCCGTGCTCGCCGTGGGGATGGGCCAACCTTCATCGAGGCACAGACCTACCGCTACTACGGCCACTTCGAGGGTGACTCGATCCGCTATCGCACACGAGCAGAGGAAGAGCACTATCGCGCACTCGATTGTCTCTATCGCTTCCGCCAAACCGTCGTGTCGCAAGGGTTGCTGACCGAAACTGAGCTTGACGCAATTGATGCACGTGCGCGAGCTGCCATTGCCGATGCGGTGCAGTTCGCTGCCGCAAGCCCGATGCCCGATCCGGTTGAGCTGCTAACCGATGTCTACGTCGATTACCCAATGGCTGCGCTCTGGCCGTTCCAAGAGCCGGCGGTGGCCGTTGCCCGTTAG
- a CDS encoding phosphomannomutase/phosphoglucomutase, which yields MQVNPSIFKAYDIRGIYPTELNEEVAYLIGRAFVTFLGADTVIVGRDMRTSGPALFDAVTRGIMDQGADVADIGMVSTDQYYFACTQLGLPGMMVTASHNPKQYNGFKMVRRMPYLLSGDEGIQDLRRLVEFEAFPTPTRRGERREYDFKEQFVQKVLSLIDVEAIKPLKVIVDTGNGMVGPILQAVYARLPIQLTGMYLEPDGTLPNHGLDPLMPENRAELQRRVKEEGADIGFAFDGDGDRFFAIDDRGEFISGDFLTAILGRYLLEKEPGAKILYDVRASWAVPDEVRAAGGIPLVERVGHAFIKRRMANEDAIFAGEVSGHYYFKAFAFADSGIIPSLYLLEMLSKRGVKMSELLSRLESRYFISGEINSRVSDVRAKLEEIAERYRDGKIERIDGVSVSYDTWHFNVRGSNTEPLIRLNLESIASRAEMEAKRDEVLAVIRS from the coding sequence GTGCAGGTCAATCCATCAATTTTTAAGGCGTATGATATTCGCGGTATTTATCCGACCGAGCTAAACGAAGAGGTTGCTTACCTGATCGGGCGCGCCTTCGTTACGTTTCTCGGTGCCGACACGGTCATTGTTGGCCGTGATATGCGTACCTCTGGGCCGGCGTTGTTCGATGCGGTGACCCGCGGTATTATGGATCAGGGCGCCGATGTAGCCGACATCGGGATGGTTAGCACCGATCAATACTACTTTGCGTGTACGCAGCTCGGTTTACCCGGTATGATGGTCACGGCGTCGCATAATCCAAAGCAATACAACGGCTTCAAGATGGTGCGTCGCATGCCCTATCTCTTGTCAGGTGATGAGGGTATCCAGGATTTACGCCGCTTAGTCGAGTTTGAAGCCTTCCCCACACCGACTCGACGCGGCGAGCGCCGCGAGTACGATTTCAAAGAGCAGTTTGTGCAGAAGGTGCTCTCCCTGATCGACGTTGAGGCGATCAAGCCGCTCAAAGTGATCGTAGATACCGGTAATGGGATGGTTGGTCCTATCCTGCAAGCGGTCTATGCCCGCCTGCCGATCCAGTTGACCGGAATGTATCTCGAACCCGATGGCACTTTGCCGAACCACGGTCTTGACCCGTTGATGCCGGAGAATCGGGCCGAATTGCAGCGGCGGGTGAAGGAGGAAGGGGCCGACATTGGTTTTGCCTTTGACGGCGACGGTGACCGCTTCTTTGCGATTGACGATCGCGGTGAGTTTATCTCCGGCGACTTCCTGACAGCAATTTTAGGTCGTTATCTGCTCGAGAAGGAGCCGGGCGCGAAGATTTTATACGATGTGCGGGCCTCGTGGGCGGTACCCGACGAAGTGCGTGCCGCCGGTGGTATTCCGTTGGTCGAGCGGGTTGGTCATGCGTTTATCAAACGGCGTATGGCAAACGAAGATGCGATCTTCGCCGGTGAGGTCTCCGGTCACTACTACTTTAAAGCCTTTGCCTTTGCCGATTCGGGCATTATCCCCTCGCTCTATCTGCTCGAAATGCTGTCAAAGCGTGGCGTAAAGATGAGCGAGCTGTTGAGCCGACTCGAGTCGCGCTACTTCATCTCAGGCGAGATCAATTCGCGGGTGAGCGATGTGCGCGCCAAGCTTGAAGAGATTGCCGAACGGTACCGCGACGGCAAGATCGAGCGGATCGATGGCGTCTCGGTGAGCTACGATACGTGGCATTTCAATGTACGTGGTTCCAACACTGAGCCGCTGATCCGGCTCAACCTCGAGTCGATTGCCTCGCGAGCCGAGATGGAAGCGAAGCGTGATGAGGTATTGGCAGTGATTCGCTCGTAA
- the meaB gene encoding methylmalonyl Co-A mutase-associated GTPase MeaB: MNEHDLVTRLRNGERRALARAISLVEQGGSAARAVLAAAYPYAHAHRVGVTGPPGAGKSTLVTALAQEWRKRGVTVGIVAVDPSSPFSGGAVLGDRIRMQALGGDPGVFIRSMASRGRMGGLARATADAVTLIAAAGFSVVLIETVGAGQDEVDIAQTADTTIVVEVPGMGDDVQSIKAGMLEIADIFVVNKADRPGADQTVRQLRTMLQLGGGSTDGWVPPVLTAIATTGEGCGQVVDAVNQHRQFLTTTDIPARRALMVAERELTTAIQELVLERLRGPRWNTVVGEIAARRRDPYAAASELLDGWPT, encoded by the coding sequence ATGAACGAACACGATTTGGTGACGCGCCTGCGCAATGGCGAACGACGAGCCTTAGCGCGCGCTATTTCGTTGGTAGAACAGGGAGGGTCGGCAGCACGGGCAGTATTAGCTGCCGCCTATCCATACGCCCACGCCCACCGGGTGGGTGTTACCGGACCGCCCGGCGCCGGAAAGTCGACCCTCGTGACCGCACTGGCCCAAGAGTGGCGTAAACGTGGTGTGACGGTTGGTATTGTCGCCGTCGATCCGTCATCTCCGTTCAGCGGTGGCGCCGTACTCGGTGATCGGATCCGTATGCAGGCGCTTGGTGGTGACCCCGGCGTATTTATCCGTAGTATGGCCAGCCGTGGGCGGATGGGTGGTCTGGCCCGAGCGACGGCTGATGCCGTGACGCTGATCGCTGCTGCCGGCTTTTCGGTTGTTCTCATCGAAACGGTTGGGGCCGGTCAGGATGAGGTGGATATTGCCCAAACTGCCGATACGACCATTGTGGTCGAAGTACCCGGTATGGGCGATGATGTTCAGAGTATTAAAGCCGGTATGCTAGAGATTGCCGATATCTTTGTCGTCAATAAGGCCGATCGACCGGGTGCCGATCAGACGGTACGTCAGTTGCGTACAATGTTGCAATTGGGCGGCGGATCGACCGATGGTTGGGTGCCACCGGTGTTGACCGCCATTGCGACAACCGGCGAGGGGTGTGGGCAAGTGGTTGATGCGGTGAATCAACACCGGCAGTTTCTCACTACAACCGATATACCGGCTCGACGAGCGCTGATGGTTGCTGAACGTGAATTGACCACAGCAATTCAAGAACTTGTTCTCGAACGGTTGCGTGGCCCACGGTGGAATACCGTTGTTGGTGAGATTGCCGCACGTCGGCGAGATCCATATGCGGCAGCGAGTGAGTTATTGGATGGGTGGCCCACGTAG
- a CDS encoding cobalamin B12-binding domain-containing protein has protein sequence MERKIRVLVAKPGLDGHDRGAKVIARALRDAGMEVIYTGLQQTPQMIVEAALQEDVDVIGLSILSGAHMTLLPKVMQLLREQGMTDVLVVAGGIISDEDAAILKREHGIAEVFGPGSSTQAIIDFIRANVPLARG, from the coding sequence ATGGAGCGAAAAATTCGCGTACTGGTTGCCAAACCCGGTCTTGATGGTCATGATCGCGGTGCGAAAGTGATTGCACGTGCTCTCCGTGATGCCGGTATGGAGGTGATTTACACCGGTCTGCAACAGACGCCGCAAATGATAGTTGAAGCAGCTCTTCAGGAAGATGTTGATGTGATCGGTCTTTCGATTCTCTCCGGCGCCCACATGACGCTACTCCCTAAGGTGATGCAGTTGCTGCGTGAACAGGGGATGACGGATGTGTTGGTCGTCGCCGGCGGGATTATCTCCGACGAAGATGCTGCGATCCTCAAGCGTGAACACGGCATCGCCGAGGTCTTTGGACCGGGTTCATCAACCCAGGCTATCATCGACTTCATCCGGGCAAACGTTCCGTTGGCGCGGGGTTAA
- the leuB gene encoding 3-isopropylmalate dehydrogenase: MQAVIAVLPGDGIGPEVVAEGVKVLQAVAARFGHTFTLREGLIGGCAIDATGEPLPAETVALCRASDAILLGAVGGPKWDDPQARVRPEQGLLGIRKALGLFANLRPVTVHPRLIGASPLRPERLQGVDLIVVRELTGGIYFGEKRRERGPDGEWASDLCLYTEAEVVRVVRVAGQLARRRRGKLTLVDKANVLETSRLWRSITTRLVREEFADLEFETMLVDACAMHLIRRPTDFDVIVTENMFGDILTDEASMLAGSMGMLPSASLAEGRLGLYEPIHGSAPDIAGQGKANPLATILSVAMLLRHSLDLPEEAACVEAAVATVIDRGIVTADIATPGQVIATTTAVGDAVAAVIAG; encoded by the coding sequence GTGCAAGCAGTGATTGCTGTTTTACCCGGCGATGGGATCGGGCCGGAAGTAGTGGCTGAAGGTGTGAAGGTGTTGCAGGCGGTCGCAGCACGGTTTGGCCATACCTTCACCCTGCGCGAGGGCTTGATCGGCGGTTGTGCAATCGATGCTACCGGTGAACCATTACCGGCAGAGACCGTAGCCCTGTGTCGTGCATCCGATGCGATCTTACTCGGCGCCGTGGGCGGGCCAAAGTGGGACGATCCGCAGGCTCGGGTTCGGCCTGAGCAGGGATTACTCGGCATTCGTAAGGCGCTCGGCCTCTTTGCCAATCTACGACCGGTGACGGTCCATCCGCGCCTGATCGGGGCATCGCCGTTGCGCCCCGAACGGTTGCAAGGCGTGGATTTGATCGTCGTGCGTGAATTGACCGGTGGAATCTATTTTGGTGAGAAACGACGTGAACGTGGTCCTGATGGTGAATGGGCGAGTGATCTGTGTCTCTATACTGAAGCAGAGGTTGTGCGGGTGGTACGAGTAGCCGGACAACTAGCTCGACGCCGACGTGGCAAGCTCACATTGGTCGATAAAGCCAATGTGCTCGAAACGAGTCGGTTGTGGCGGAGTATCACGACCCGTCTCGTCCGCGAGGAATTCGCCGATCTGGAATTCGAGACGATGCTGGTCGATGCCTGTGCAATGCATCTGATCCGTCGGCCAACCGATTTTGATGTGATCGTGACCGAAAATATGTTCGGTGACATCCTCACCGATGAAGCGTCGATGCTGGCCGGTTCGATGGGGATGTTGCCGTCGGCGTCGCTCGCCGAAGGTCGGCTTGGCCTCTACGAGCCGATCCACGGTTCGGCGCCAGATATTGCCGGTCAGGGCAAGGCTAATCCGCTGGCAACGATTCTCAGTGTGGCAATGCTGTTGCGCCATTCGCTCGATTTGCCTGAAGAAGCCGCATGTGTCGAGGCAGCAGTCGCCACTGTCATCGACCGTGGGATTGTCACGGCCGATATTGCCACTCCCGGTCAGGTCATCGCCACAACGACTGCCGTTGGTGATGCCGTGGCTGCCGTCATTGCCGGGTAA